One region of Aeromicrobium sp. Sec7.5 genomic DNA includes:
- a CDS encoding TPM domain-containing protein, whose protein sequence is MRIATRLPATAGLLVTSLLLLAWPPVAFAEPPIDVSGPVTDPAGVLGDRAADVREALDEHQAAAGYQLFIVLVPSFDGLDGDAWADESARESRLGDEDLLLAIATDDRAYGLSVADDFSLSDQQVDQVVDEDLLPRLRDGDWGGAAIATADGLAEAGEPGPGLWIGLAAVAALGAGAGGTVLWRRHRQRSTETAGLADLEQRSGSALVGSDEAIRTSEQELAFAEAEFGLQDTLEFRAALTESRDLLTQAFALRQRLDDEVPESAQERRAIAEEIIALCSRADAILDDKVEAFRSLRDLHQRAPEVLAGLGTRVTEVAARLPAARVTLEGLAARYTASAIDTVDDHPAEVERLLAQAQRDVSQGLAAVEGDRPAAVAHARSAEACVVNASALLDGVDGADAALQAAPRIIAERLTAIDALLADAAEHAADDLAVTAAADRARAAAAAARSDASDPLATVATLQDGETALSTALAPAMAEVARAEQARVALAGTIDRVGASLRGVSQYVEAQGTVVGAEARTRLSEAGRHLALAQQAQVADPVTALDEAEQADRLVASAQNFARADVSQADANRGSSSGWGGGGSSAWGGGGSSRRSSSRSPRRSSSSRRSSSGRRSSGSRGGRSRGGRF, encoded by the coding sequence ATGCGCATCGCGACGAGGCTCCCCGCCACGGCCGGACTCCTGGTGACGTCGTTGCTCCTGCTCGCCTGGCCGCCCGTGGCCTTCGCCGAGCCGCCGATCGACGTGTCGGGTCCGGTGACCGACCCGGCCGGCGTCCTGGGCGATCGCGCGGCCGACGTGCGCGAGGCGCTCGACGAGCACCAGGCTGCGGCGGGCTACCAGCTGTTCATCGTCCTCGTGCCCTCCTTCGACGGGCTCGACGGCGACGCATGGGCCGACGAGTCGGCCCGCGAGTCCCGGCTGGGCGACGAGGACCTCCTGCTCGCGATCGCGACCGACGACCGGGCGTACGGACTGTCGGTGGCTGACGACTTCTCCCTGTCGGACCAGCAGGTCGACCAGGTCGTCGACGAGGACCTGCTCCCCCGCCTGCGCGACGGCGACTGGGGCGGAGCAGCCATCGCGACGGCCGACGGGCTGGCCGAGGCGGGTGAGCCGGGCCCCGGACTCTGGATCGGGCTCGCCGCGGTCGCGGCCCTCGGCGCCGGGGCTGGAGGCACCGTGCTGTGGCGCCGGCACCGGCAGCGGTCGACGGAGACGGCCGGGTTGGCCGACCTCGAGCAGCGCAGTGGCTCCGCCCTGGTGGGCTCCGACGAGGCGATCCGCACCTCGGAGCAGGAGCTCGCGTTCGCCGAGGCCGAGTTCGGTCTGCAGGACACCCTGGAGTTCCGAGCGGCGCTCACCGAGTCGCGGGATCTGCTGACGCAGGCCTTCGCCCTCCGTCAGCGTCTCGACGACGAGGTTCCGGAGTCCGCGCAGGAGCGCCGGGCGATCGCGGAGGAGATCATCGCCCTCTGCAGCCGTGCGGACGCCATCCTGGACGACAAGGTCGAGGCCTTCCGGTCGCTGCGCGACCTGCACCAGCGAGCCCCCGAGGTGCTCGCGGGTCTCGGCACTCGGGTCACCGAGGTCGCAGCACGGCTCCCCGCGGCACGCGTGACGCTGGAGGGCCTCGCCGCCCGGTACACCGCCAGCGCGATCGACACGGTGGACGACCATCCCGCCGAGGTCGAGCGGCTCCTGGCGCAGGCTCAACGGGACGTGTCCCAGGGACTGGCTGCGGTCGAGGGCGACCGCCCTGCCGCCGTCGCGCACGCTCGGTCGGCCGAGGCCTGCGTGGTCAATGCGTCCGCACTGCTCGACGGCGTCGACGGAGCAGATGCTGCGCTGCAGGCCGCCCCGCGGATCATCGCCGAGCGACTGACGGCGATCGATGCGCTGCTCGCTGATGCGGCCGAGCACGCAGCGGACGACCTGGCCGTCACGGCTGCCGCTGATCGGGCGCGGGCCGCGGCTGCGGCGGCTCGGTCCGACGCCTCGGATCCCTTGGCCACCGTGGCCACGCTCCAGGACGGGGAGACCGCCCTCTCCACCGCTCTCGCGCCCGCCATGGCGGAGGTCGCCCGAGCCGAGCAGGCACGGGTCGCGCTGGCTGGCACGATCGACCGGGTCGGCGCCAGCCTGCGTGGTGTCAGCCAGTACGTCGAGGCACAGGGGACGGTGGTCGGGGCCGAAGCGCGCACCCGCCTGTCGGAGGCCGGGCGGCACCTGGCCCTGGCCCAGCAGGCGCAGGTCGCCGACCCGGTCACCGCGCTCGACGAGGCGGAGCAGGCCGACCGACTCGTGGCCTCGGCCCAGAACTTCGCCCGCGCCGACGTGTCGCAGGCGGACGCGAACCGCGGTTCCAGCAGCGGATGGGGTGGGGGTGGATCCAGCGCCTGGGGTGGGGGCGGCTCCAGCCGACGCTCGTCGAGTCGCTCACCGCGCCGGTCATCCTCGTCGCGCCGCTCGTCGTCGGGCCGGCGTTCCTCGGGCTCCCGGGGTGGCCGCAGCCGCGGTGGCCGATTCTGA
- a CDS encoding Rieske (2Fe-2S) protein, whose protein sequence is MSESQNGSSTGPKFAAPLADVPDGGVLAVEVEGAEIALVRNGDEVYAIRDECSHASIPLSEGDVTVDGAKGPAIECWLHGSSFSLRTGEPLNFPATESVPTYPTTIEGDRVYVALPEEN, encoded by the coding sequence ATGTCTGAGTCCCAGAACGGATCGAGCACGGGGCCGAAGTTCGCCGCCCCGCTCGCCGACGTCCCCGACGGGGGCGTGCTGGCGGTCGAGGTCGAGGGCGCCGAGATCGCCCTGGTCCGCAACGGCGACGAGGTCTACGCGATCCGCGACGAGTGCTCCCACGCCTCGATCCCACTGTCCGAGGGCGACGTCACGGTCGACGGCGCCAAGGGCCCGGCGATCGAGTGCTGGCTGCACGGCTCGAGCTTCTCGCTGCGCACCGGCGAGCCGTTGAACTTCCCGGCCACCGAGTCGGTCCCGACCTACCCCACCACCATCGAGGGCGATCGCGTCTACGTCGCCCTGCCCGAGGAGAACTGA
- a CDS encoding metal-sulfur cluster assembly factor, which translates to MTADHTDLPEVDTAAPAAGATSSEDVIEAMKDVVDPELGINVVDLGLVYGAHVDEHSNTVLQMTLTSAACPLTDVIEDQTRAALDGIVNEFRIDWVWMPPWGPDKITDDGREMLRALGFNIG; encoded by the coding sequence ATGACCGCCGACCACACCGACCTCCCCGAGGTCGACACCGCAGCCCCGGCTGCCGGAGCCACCAGCAGCGAGGACGTCATCGAGGCGATGAAGGACGTCGTCGACCCCGAGCTCGGCATCAACGTCGTCGACCTCGGCCTCGTCTACGGCGCCCACGTCGACGAGCACAGCAACACGGTGCTCCAGATGACCCTGACCTCGGCGGCCTGCCCGCTGACCGACGTCATCGAGGACCAGACCCGCGCGGCGCTCGACGGCATCGTCAACGAGTTCCGCATCGACTGGGTCTGGATGCCGCCGTGGGGACCCGACAAGATCACCGACGACGGCCGCGAGATGCTGCGCGCCCTCGGCTTCAACATCGGCTGA
- the sufD gene encoding Fe-S cluster assembly protein SufD: MTVVDNINEVLELDHVESHLHPEPSYDVATHPVPTGLEEIWRFTPLKRLRGLLEGEPSDAHLTWEQQLPEGVTLSEISTEEAQGLAVSAPLDRLGALAAANAGGAVLLDVPDDLVVDEPIRITLSGDSTDRTVWGHFVVRVGLHAKATVLIDHKGSTVYDAFTQVVVGDGAQLDLVTLNDWADDAVHAEQVNIRVGRDAAVRVFEFTLGGDLVRTSTNVDYAGPGGSADLLGVYFADAGQHIEHRLFADHTAPRTRSNVLYKGALQGQGAHTVWIGNVLIRKVAEGIDTFEQNDNLVLTDGARADSVPNLEIETGDIAGAGHASTTGRFDDQHLFYLQSRGIPEDEARRLVVHGFFNDIIRRIGIPDVQERLITAVEHELADV; the protein is encoded by the coding sequence ATGACCGTCGTTGACAACATCAATGAGGTGCTGGAGCTCGACCACGTCGAGTCGCACCTGCACCCGGAGCCGTCCTACGACGTCGCCACGCACCCCGTGCCCACGGGCCTGGAGGAGATCTGGCGCTTCACCCCGCTGAAGCGCCTGCGTGGCCTGCTCGAGGGCGAGCCCAGCGACGCGCACCTCACCTGGGAGCAGCAGCTCCCCGAGGGCGTCACGCTCAGCGAGATCAGCACGGAGGAGGCCCAGGGCCTGGCCGTGTCGGCCCCGCTCGACCGGCTCGGAGCCCTCGCGGCGGCCAACGCCGGGGGAGCGGTGCTGCTCGACGTGCCCGACGACCTCGTGGTCGACGAGCCGATCCGCATCACGCTCAGCGGCGACTCGACCGACCGCACCGTGTGGGGTCACTTCGTGGTCCGCGTGGGCCTGCACGCCAAGGCCACGGTCCTGATCGACCACAAGGGCAGCACCGTCTACGACGCGTTCACCCAGGTGGTCGTCGGTGACGGCGCCCAGCTCGACCTCGTCACGCTCAACGACTGGGCCGACGACGCCGTGCACGCCGAGCAGGTCAACATTCGCGTCGGCCGCGATGCCGCGGTGCGCGTGTTCGAGTTCACGCTCGGTGGCGACCTGGTGCGCACCAGCACCAACGTCGACTACGCCGGCCCCGGCGGCAGCGCCGACCTGCTCGGCGTGTACTTTGCCGATGCCGGCCAGCACATCGAGCACCGCCTGTTCGCCGACCACACCGCGCCGCGCACGCGCAGCAACGTGCTCTACAAGGGCGCGCTGCAGGGCCAGGGCGCGCACACCGTCTGGATCGGCAACGTCCTGATCCGCAAGGTGGCCGAGGGCATCGACACGTTCGAGCAGAACGACAACCTGGTGCTCACCGACGGCGCCCGCGCCGACTCGGTGCCGAACCTCGAGATCGAGACCGGCGACATCGCCGGTGCCGGTCACGCCAGCACGACCGGCCGGTTCGACGACCAGCACCTGTTCTACCTGCAGAGCCGCGGCATTCCCGAGGACGAGGCCCGTCGACTGGTCGTGCACGGCTTCTTCAACGACATCATCCGGCGCATCGGCATCCCCGACGTGCAGGAGCGTCTGATCACGGCGGTCGAGCACGAGCTGGCCGATGTCTGA
- a CDS encoding DNA polymerase domain-containing protein → MAAKAAEVDAGGVAVRVSSPDRVVFEATDETPAFTKLQVVEYFVAVDDGIMRALRDRPTALERWPKGVRDGMRLTSSQGQGDAFYSKRVPKGAPDHLPTVRVYFPSGRRADEICPAQVADVAWAAHMGTITFHPWPMRRADVDRPDELRIDLDPAGGTGFGDAVDAALATRELLAGLGLRAFVKTSGNRGVHVFVRIAPRWTVTDVRHAAIAVGRALEKVHDGVTTAWWKEERGSKIFVDFNQNARDRTIASAYSVRPKLGAPVSFPVTWEALPGLDSPRGFHLGTVPDLLRADGDAWAEIDDVAHDLTPLLDLWAEDPTEMPYPPDYPKMPGEPKRVQPSKVKKD, encoded by the coding sequence ATGGCAGCCAAGGCGGCAGAGGTCGACGCGGGCGGCGTCGCGGTGCGCGTGTCGAGCCCGGACCGCGTGGTGTTCGAGGCCACCGACGAGACGCCGGCGTTCACCAAGCTCCAGGTCGTCGAGTACTTCGTGGCGGTCGACGACGGCATCATGCGGGCCCTGCGCGATCGGCCCACGGCTCTCGAGCGGTGGCCGAAGGGCGTGCGCGACGGCATGCGGCTCACGTCGTCCCAGGGCCAGGGCGACGCGTTCTACTCCAAGCGGGTGCCCAAGGGCGCTCCCGACCACCTGCCGACCGTTCGGGTCTACTTCCCGTCCGGTCGCCGGGCCGACGAGATCTGCCCCGCGCAGGTCGCCGATGTCGCCTGGGCCGCGCACATGGGCACGATCACGTTCCACCCCTGGCCGATGCGTCGCGCCGACGTCGACCGCCCCGACGAGCTGCGCATCGACCTCGACCCTGCCGGCGGCACCGGCTTCGGCGACGCCGTCGACGCGGCTCTCGCCACGCGCGAGCTGCTCGCCGGGCTGGGCCTGCGCGCCTTCGTCAAGACGAGCGGCAACCGCGGCGTCCACGTCTTCGTGCGCATCGCTCCGCGGTGGACCGTGACCGACGTCCGGCATGCGGCCATCGCCGTCGGCCGGGCCCTGGAGAAGGTGCACGACGGCGTCACCACCGCCTGGTGGAAGGAGGAGCGGGGCTCGAAGATCTTCGTCGACTTCAATCAGAACGCCCGCGACCGCACGATCGCCAGCGCCTACAGCGTGCGCCCGAAGCTCGGCGCGCCGGTCTCGTTCCCCGTCACCTGGGAGGCGCTGCCGGGCCTCGACTCACCCCGGGGCTTCCACCTCGGCACGGTCCCCGACCTGCTGCGCGCCGACGGCGACGCCTGGGCGGAGATCGACGACGTCGCGCACGACCTCACGCCGCTCCTCGACCTCTGGGCCGAGGACCCCACCGAGATGCCCTATC
- the sufU gene encoding Fe-S cluster assembly sulfur transfer protein SufU yields MTDATNVDALYQEIILDHYKRPHGAGLRDGGDAEVHHVNPTCGDEITLRVHLDGDVVRDVSYDAQGCSISQASASVLNDLVVGQTLAEGFTTLDAFQELMQGKGQVEPDEDVLEDGIAFAGVAQFPARVKCALLSWMAFKDAATQATGATAAGKDPS; encoded by the coding sequence ATGACTGATGCCACGAACGTCGATGCTCTCTACCAGGAGATCATCCTCGACCACTACAAGCGGCCGCACGGGGCCGGACTGCGCGACGGCGGCGACGCCGAGGTGCACCACGTCAATCCCACGTGCGGCGACGAGATCACCCTGCGGGTGCACCTCGACGGCGACGTCGTCCGCGACGTCTCCTACGACGCACAGGGCTGCTCGATCAGCCAGGCCTCGGCCTCCGTGCTGAACGACCTGGTCGTCGGCCAGACCCTGGCCGAGGGCTTCACGACGCTCGACGCGTTCCAGGAGCTCATGCAGGGCAAGGGGCAGGTCGAGCCGGACGAGGACGTGCTCGAGGACGGCATCGCCTTCGCCGGGGTCGCCCAGTTCCCGGCGCGCGTCAAGTGCGCGCTGCTCTCCTGGATGGCCTTCAAGGACGCCGCCACGCAAGCCACGGGGGCCACGGCCGCCGGAAAGGATCCATCATGA
- the sufB gene encoding Fe-S cluster assembly protein SufB: MTTTSHENTGAAPSIEELNPGLKDVGRYEFGWSDKNDAGATSQRGLSEAVVRNISALKSEPQWMLDMRLKGLKLFERKPMPTWGSDLGGIDFDNIKYFVRSTEKQAATWDDLPEDIKNTYDRLGIPEAEKQRLVSGVAAQYESEVVYHSIREDLEAQGVLFLDTDTALREHPELFQEYFGTIIPVGDNKFSALNSAVWSGGSFIYVPKGVHVDIPLQAYFRINTENMGQFERTLIIADEDSYVHYVEGCTAPIYSSDSLHSAVVEIIVKKGARVRYTTIQNWSNNVYNLVTKRAVCEAGATMEWVDGNIGSKVTMKYPAVYLMGEGARGETLSIAFAGEGQHQDAGAKMVHAAPRTSSSILSKSVARGGGRTSYRGLLQVNEGAEGSASTVKCDALLVDQVSRSDTYPYVDVREDDVTLGHEATVSKLSDDQLFYFMSRGMEEDEAMAMIVRGFVEPIARELPMEYALELNRLIELQMEGAVG; the protein is encoded by the coding sequence ATGACCACCACGTCGCACGAGAACACCGGTGCAGCTCCGTCCATCGAGGAGCTCAACCCCGGACTCAAGGACGTCGGACGCTACGAGTTCGGCTGGTCCGACAAGAACGACGCCGGCGCCACGTCCCAGCGTGGGCTCAGCGAGGCCGTCGTCCGCAACATCTCCGCGCTCAAGAGCGAGCCGCAGTGGATGCTCGACATGCGCCTGAAGGGCCTCAAGCTCTTCGAGCGCAAGCCCATGCCCACCTGGGGCTCCGACCTCGGCGGCATCGACTTCGACAACATCAAGTACTTCGTGCGGTCCACCGAGAAGCAGGCCGCCACGTGGGACGACCTCCCCGAGGACATCAAGAACACCTACGACCGCCTCGGCATCCCCGAGGCCGAGAAGCAGCGCCTCGTCTCCGGCGTGGCCGCGCAGTACGAGTCCGAGGTCGTGTACCACTCGATCCGCGAGGACCTCGAGGCGCAGGGCGTCCTGTTCCTCGACACCGACACCGCGCTGCGCGAGCACCCGGAGCTCTTCCAGGAGTACTTCGGCACGATCATCCCGGTCGGTGACAACAAGTTCTCGGCGCTGAACTCGGCCGTGTGGTCGGGTGGCTCGTTCATCTACGTGCCCAAGGGCGTCCACGTCGACATCCCGCTGCAGGCCTACTTCCGGATCAACACCGAGAACATGGGCCAGTTCGAGCGGACGCTGATCATCGCCGACGAGGACTCCTACGTCCACTACGTCGAGGGCTGCACCGCGCCGATCTACTCGAGCGACTCGCTGCACTCCGCCGTCGTCGAGATCATCGTGAAGAAGGGCGCCCGCGTCCGCTACACGACGATCCAGAACTGGTCGAACAACGTGTACAACCTGGTCACCAAGCGCGCCGTCTGCGAGGCCGGCGCCACGATGGAGTGGGTCGACGGCAACATCGGCTCGAAGGTCACCATGAAGTACCCGGCCGTCTACCTGATGGGCGAGGGCGCCCGTGGTGAGACGCTCTCGATCGCGTTCGCCGGCGAGGGCCAGCACCAGGACGCCGGCGCCAAGATGGTGCACGCCGCCCCGCGCACGTCCAGCTCGATCCTGTCCAAGTCCGTCGCCCGTGGCGGTGGACGCACGTCGTACCGCGGTCTGCTGCAGGTCAACGAGGGTGCCGAGGGCTCGGCCAGCACGGTCAAGTGCGACGCACTGCTCGTCGACCAGGTCAGCCGTTCCGACACGTACCCGTACGTCGACGTCCGCGAGGACGACGTCACGCTGGGCCACGAGGCCACGGTCTCCAAGCTCAGCGACGACCAGCTCTTCTACTTCATGTCGCGCGGCATGGAGGAGGACGAGGCCATGGCGATGATCGTCCGCGGCTTCGTCGAGCCCATCGCGCGCGAGCTCCCGATGGAGTACGCGCTCGAGCTCAACCGCCTGATCGAGCTCCAGATGGAGGGTGCTGTCGGATGA
- a CDS encoding helix-turn-helix transcriptional regulator, which translates to MEAASHDDSFPTRARVADAILRGGPSTAARLAVELDLTPAAIRRHLDHLVAEGALESRDQRVQGQRGRGRPAKVFALTDLGRGQFAHAYDEIAVDALEFLRDSIGEHAVKQFASHRLDDLRGRLTERLGEVEPAERPAALADALSAEGFAASTSSTPAGTQMCQHHCPVAHVAEQFPQLCEAEAEMFAGLLGTHVQRLATIAHGDGVCTTHLPDPTIPTHSTSSPHAVPTPLGKVTS; encoded by the coding sequence GTGGAGGCGGCGTCTCACGACGACTCCTTCCCGACCCGCGCGCGCGTGGCCGACGCGATCCTGCGCGGCGGCCCGTCCACGGCGGCCCGCCTGGCCGTGGAGCTCGACCTCACGCCCGCCGCGATCCGCCGTCACCTCGACCACCTCGTGGCCGAGGGTGCGCTGGAGTCGCGCGACCAACGGGTGCAGGGCCAGCGCGGTCGCGGCCGTCCGGCCAAGGTCTTCGCCCTGACCGACCTCGGTCGCGGGCAGTTCGCGCACGCCTACGACGAGATCGCCGTCGACGCGCTGGAGTTCCTGCGCGACTCGATCGGCGAGCACGCCGTCAAGCAGTTCGCCTCGCACCGGCTCGACGACCTGCGCGGGCGCCTCACCGAGCGCCTGGGCGAGGTCGAGCCCGCCGAGCGTCCGGCCGCCCTGGCCGACGCCCTCAGCGCCGAGGGCTTCGCCGCCTCCACCAGCAGCACCCCTGCGGGCACGCAGATGTGCCAGCACCACTGCCCGGTCGCGCACGTCGCCGAGCAGTTCCCCCAGCTGTGCGAGGCCGAGGCCGAGATGTTCGCCGGTCTTCTCGGCACCCACGTGCAACGCCTGGCGACCATCGCCCACGGCGACGGCGTGTGCACCACGCACCTGCCCGACCCGACCATTCCCACCCACTCCACTTCGTCTCCCCACGCAGTACCCACCCCACTAGGGAAGGTGACGTCATGA
- a CDS encoding cysteine desulfurase, whose product MTSTYDVARVREDFPILQRRLAGDLPLVYLDSANTSQKPRQVVDAIDAHYLAHNANVARAMHQLGAEASEAFELGRTKIADFIGANQREEVVFTKNASEALNLVARVLGDARPGSEHSVGPGDEIVISQMEHHSNIVPWQLLAERTGATLRWFGLTPDGRLDLENDPITERTKIVSVTWVSNMLGTINPVADLVARAKAVGAYSVIDASQAVPQIPVDMAALGADFVAFTGHKMVGPTGIGVLWGRYDLLASLPPFLGGGEMIETVTMERSTFAPPPSRFEAGTPPIAQSVGLGAAVDYLSSLGMEKVAAHEQAITAYALERLVEIDGLTVVGPKEPVDRGGAISFTIDSVHPHDVAQLLDSKGVAVRAGHHCAKPAHACFGVQSTTRASFYLYTTEAEIDALVEAIWHTKKYFGA is encoded by the coding sequence ATGACCTCCACCTACGACGTCGCACGGGTTCGGGAGGACTTCCCGATCCTGCAGCGTCGGCTGGCCGGTGACCTGCCGCTGGTCTACCTCGACAGCGCCAATACGTCGCAGAAGCCACGACAGGTCGTCGACGCGATCGACGCGCACTACCTCGCGCACAACGCCAACGTCGCCCGCGCGATGCACCAGCTGGGTGCCGAGGCGAGCGAGGCGTTCGAGCTCGGCCGCACCAAGATCGCCGACTTCATCGGGGCGAACCAGCGCGAGGAGGTCGTGTTCACCAAGAACGCCTCCGAGGCGCTCAACCTGGTGGCACGCGTGCTCGGCGACGCCCGCCCCGGAAGTGAGCACAGCGTGGGCCCCGGCGACGAGATCGTCATCAGCCAGATGGAGCACCACTCCAACATCGTGCCGTGGCAGCTCCTCGCCGAGCGCACGGGCGCGACGCTGCGCTGGTTCGGCCTCACGCCGGACGGCCGCCTCGACCTCGAGAACGACCCCATCACCGAACGGACCAAGATCGTCTCGGTCACGTGGGTCTCGAACATGCTCGGCACGATCAACCCGGTCGCCGACCTGGTGGCCCGGGCCAAGGCCGTCGGCGCGTACTCCGTCATCGACGCGTCGCAGGCGGTGCCGCAGATCCCGGTCGACATGGCCGCGCTCGGAGCCGACTTCGTGGCCTTCACGGGTCACAAGATGGTCGGTCCCACGGGCATCGGTGTGCTCTGGGGGCGCTACGACCTGCTCGCCTCGCTCCCGCCGTTCCTCGGTGGTGGCGAGATGATCGAGACGGTCACGATGGAGCGTTCCACGTTCGCGCCGCCGCCCTCTCGCTTCGAGGCCGGCACGCCGCCGATCGCGCAGTCGGTCGGGCTGGGTGCGGCGGTCGACTACCTCTCGTCCCTCGGCATGGAGAAGGTCGCCGCCCACGAGCAGGCGATCACGGCCTACGCGCTCGAGCGGCTCGTCGAGATCGACGGCCTCACGGTCGTGGGCCCGAAGGAGCCGGTCGACCGCGGGGGAGCGATCAGCTTCACGATCGACTCGGTGCACCCGCACGACGTCGCGCAGCTGCTCGACAGCAAGGGCGTCGCGGTGCGCGCAGGCCACCACTGCGCCAAGCCGGCGCACGCCTGCTTCGGCGTGCAGTCCACGACGCGCGCCTCGTTCTACCTGTACACGACCGAGGCCGAGATCGACGCGCTCGTCGAGGCCATCTGGCACACCAAAAAGTACTTCGGGGCCTGA
- the sufC gene encoding Fe-S cluster assembly ATPase SufC, translating to MSTLEIKNLHVSVDTEEGAKEILRGVNLTIKSGEVHAIMGPNGSGKSTLAYSIAGHPKYDVTDGEVLLDGQNVLELSVDERARAGLFLAMQYPVEVPGVSVANFLRTAKTAIDGEAPKLRTWIKDVNAALERVTLDPAFAQRSVNEGFSGGEKKRHEIAQLELLNPKFAVLDETDSGLDIDALKVVSDGVNRYSGQGDRGVLLITHYTRILRYIQPDFVHVFVAGRLAETGGRELADELEASGYDKYVKAAAV from the coding sequence ATGAGCACTCTCGAGATCAAGAACCTCCACGTGTCGGTCGACACCGAGGAGGGCGCCAAGGAGATCCTCCGCGGCGTCAACCTGACCATCAAGTCCGGCGAGGTCCACGCCATCATGGGCCCGAACGGCTCGGGAAAGTCCACGCTGGCCTACTCGATCGCCGGACACCCCAAGTACGACGTCACCGACGGTGAGGTCCTGCTCGACGGCCAGAACGTCCTGGAGCTCAGCGTCGACGAGCGGGCCCGCGCCGGCCTGTTCCTGGCGATGCAGTACCCCGTCGAGGTCCCGGGCGTCTCCGTGGCCAACTTCCTGCGCACCGCCAAGACCGCGATCGACGGCGAGGCCCCCAAGCTCCGCACGTGGATCAAGGACGTCAACGCCGCGCTCGAGCGGGTCACGCTCGACCCGGCCTTCGCGCAGCGCAGCGTCAACGAGGGATTCTCCGGTGGCGAGAAGAAGCGCCACGAGATCGCCCAGCTCGAGCTGCTCAACCCGAAGTTCGCGGTGCTCGACGAGACCGACTCCGGCCTGGACATCGACGCCCTGAAGGTCGTCTCCGACGGCGTCAACCGCTACAGCGGCCAGGGTGATCGCGGTGTCCTGCTGATCACGCACTACACGCGCATCCTGCGCTACATCCAGCCCGACTTCGTCCACGTCTTCGTGGCGGGTCGTCTGGCCGAGACCGGCGGGCGCGAGCTCGCCGACGAGCTCGAGGCCAGCGGCTACGACAAGTACGTCAAGGCCGCGGCGGTCTGA